One genomic window of Helicobacter canis includes the following:
- the fliS gene encoding flagellar export chaperone FliS codes for MRSNAYNLYQHNEVSVESPAKLIEMLYEGILRFCGQAKRHMELGDIEKKIYYINRVTDIFTELLNVLDYERGGEVATYLTGLYTHQIKLLTQANVEDNTEKIDIVINVARGLLEAWREIHQNELA; via the coding sequence ATGAGAAGCAACGCCTACAATCTCTACCAACACAATGAAGTCTCCGTAGAATCTCCAGCCAAGCTGATTGAGATGCTTTATGAAGGGATATTGCGCTTTTGCGGACAGGCAAAGCGACACATGGAGCTAGGGGATATTGAGAAAAAGATCTACTACATCAATCGCGTAACAGATATTTTCACAGAGTTGCTTAATGTATTGGATTATGAGAGAGGCGGCGAGGTAGCTACATATCTCACAGGGCTTTATACTCATCAAATCAAGCTACTCACGCAGGCAAATGTGGAGGACAATACAGAGAAGATTGACATTGTCATCAATGTAGCAAGAGGCTTGCTTGAAGCGTGGAGAGAGATTCACCAAAATGAGCTGGCTTGA